The genomic DNA GGCTCAAGCAGCTTTATCCGCAGATGACCTTATATGCTTTTCAACTCATTATGCGCTGTCCGCAATATTCCTTGGCTGACGAAGAACCGGATTACTACGCCGATTGGGGACGAGAAATATTCAAGAAGGGCTTTATACAGCACCGTCAGGAGCTGGGGATTGCTACCTCAGAGGAGCTTTTTGAATTATCCGACATCAACGAACGTCTGCCTGTAGAGATACTGGAGGATTATTTGGGCCGTCGCCGTGTGAATCTGGAAGCCAATGAAGCCGCACTGGAGCTGGTAGCAGAGGGTATCATTGATTTTATGATCATTCCACAAGATGATTCTGCTCCCTACGGCTATACCGCCAAGGATCAACAACGGCTAAGAAATCGTATTTCCGATCTTGGGCTGGATTTGAGTGTGTACATGTATCCAGGGGCAGACGAAGTGGGCTGTACGCTGCTGGCGCGGTGGGTTAACCAGGCGAAGAATGCCGTGCCGCTTGTCTATCCAAGGCTGTCCGCTTTGCAGGGGGCATTCGTGATTCCGCTTTTTGAGGATCGTTATTTTTATGAAACGTTAAAATATCAGATTATGGCGGCAGGCGGATTGATCGCTTCTTCAGCGGCAGAGGCTGATTTGATTTTGTTGGCTAACACACCCGGAGACACGATGGCAGAAGCATCTTCTCAACAGCGTGCAATGGCCGGATATGATGTATACCGAAACGTGGTGGAACTGGTCGAATACGGCGCCCATATGCTGCGACATACAGGTAAAAACATTGCAGTGGCTGATGTAGGCTATGCCAACGGAGCTGATCTTAAGCTGCTTAGACTTTTGAAGCAAAAAGGGCTGCTTTTTGGGCTGGCAGGTTATGCAGGCTGGAACACCAGCTCCAATACGCTGGGCACCGTCATTGCTCAGTCCATGCTGTATAGCCACTACGGGCCTACAGCAGAGCATCTGGATTTTCTGGCGTTGCGTTACGCCGAAGATGCATGTTATTGCGCTGTGGTGCGTACCGCCATGAATAACGGGATTGTGGAACAAATGGGCTTCAACAAGTTTATGCTCGACGGTCAGAGAGGCTCGGTTGCTGCGGTCATTCGCGGACGAATGGAGCAGGCGCTCGACGAATATGTAAACGGGCCGGAGGGCCACGTGGAAATTACAGATTGCTATATGCCGTGGAACCGCACCTTTGAAGTCGGATTGACCGTACGGCATCATGCCAAAGAGAGAGGGTGATCCCAATGGGAATGGAAGCTGTATTATCAAAAGTTCAGAATGGCCTGATCGTATCCTGTCAGGCGCTACCCAATGAACCGCTGCACGGATCGGATTCCATGGTCAAAATGGCACGTGCCGCTCAGCAGGGTGGAGCTGTGGCCATTCGCGCCAATGGTGCAGCAGATGTGCGTGCGATCAAACAGGCGCTTTCCCTGCCAGTCATTGGCCTGATCAAGCGGGATTATGATGATTCCGATATTTACATTACCCCCACCCTCCGAGAGATGGAGGAACTGGTGGACGCGGGCGCGGATATCATCGCCCTGGATGCTACATCACGTCCGCGCCCAGGGGGATGCAGGCTGAAGCAGCTTATAGATTACGCCCACGGGAATGGAGTGGCCTCTATGGCGGATATATCTACACTGGAGGAGGCGCTTCATGCGGCTTCTCTCGGCGTAAGCTGCGTATCCACAACGTTATCCGGTTATACGCCATACTCTGCTCAGATCGATGGCCCCGATCTGGAGCTGGTTCGGAGAGCGTCAGAGCTGGTTCCCGTGCCTTTAATTGCGGAGGGCAAAATTCATGAGCCGGCGCAGGTGGAGGAAGCATTCCGAATGGGCGCACATGCAGTGGTTGTAGGCTCGGCGATTACCAGACCCCAATTGATT from Paenibacillus sp. FSL R10-2782 includes the following:
- a CDS encoding N-acetylmannosamine-6-phosphate 2-epimerase, whose protein sequence is MGMEAVLSKVQNGLIVSCQALPNEPLHGSDSMVKMARAAQQGGAVAIRANGAADVRAIKQALSLPVIGLIKRDYDDSDIYITPTLREMEELVDAGADIIALDATSRPRPGGCRLKQLIDYAHGNGVASMADISTLEEALHAASLGVSCVSTTLSGYTPYSAQIDGPDLELVRRASELVPVPLIAEGKIHEPAQVEEAFRMGAHAVVVGSAITRPQLITQRFADAARKAVKCIYGDERPN
- a CDS encoding DUF4127 family protein yields the protein MVKPNTRVLFVPLDERPCNYDFPYLLAQGTDFEIERPPMEWMGQKKIPGDTTQLWAWLEERAARADGAIIAMDTLLYGGIVPSRLHGMTSEQVGDKVNRLRRLKQLYPQMTLYAFQLIMRCPQYSLADEEPDYYADWGREIFKKGFIQHRQELGIATSEELFELSDINERLPVEILEDYLGRRRVNLEANEAALELVAEGIIDFMIIPQDDSAPYGYTAKDQQRLRNRISDLGLDLSVYMYPGADEVGCTLLARWVNQAKNAVPLVYPRLSALQGAFVIPLFEDRYFYETLKYQIMAAGGLIASSAAEADLILLANTPGDTMAEASSQQRAMAGYDVYRNVVELVEYGAHMLRHTGKNIAVADVGYANGADLKLLRLLKQKGLLFGLAGYAGWNTSSNTLGTVIAQSMLYSHYGPTAEHLDFLALRYAEDACYCAVVRTAMNNGIVEQMGFNKFMLDGQRGSVAAVIRGRMEQALDEYVNGPEGHVEITDCYMPWNRTFEVGLTVRHHAKERG